One genomic segment of uncultured Desulfobacter sp. includes these proteins:
- a CDS encoding adenylate/guanylate cyclase domain-containing protein: protein MSSNTDKESGPDGKQFELVKNNYLDILAKYEHRIDELSILKELIESVNSLSLADQELIWGKQLESLIRYKSLSGAVLYRIETRQEQKEKLYALSFDHTTDYTDILRGAQVLETIVNEKEPLLVTDLGKHGELNMIEGSMLALPLVSGDESIGALILFRNHIDGFPKNDIRFFSIVRDHFINTIAFQRFYFEKIEEERHISQLSRFFSKDVVKKILESSRPKLGGERKKACVLFADLQGFTALSEKLAPEQVVDVLNDFFRFMIPIVFQNQGTLDKLIGDCIMAVFGAPIDDKKACYHAVKTALEMFVVFNRFKDKKGGVYQHLKMTVGINFGEMIVGFLGDQTHLDYTVIGDTVNAAQRLQSMAGGNEIFISQSVLDMTHKDLNTMENVKSVHDLGTMVLKGKSRQLKVYRIIPEIC from the coding sequence ATGAGTAGCAACACAGATAAAGAAAGCGGCCCGGACGGCAAACAGTTTGAGTTGGTTAAGAATAACTATCTTGATATCCTTGCCAAATACGAACACAGGATAGATGAACTTTCAATTTTAAAAGAATTGATTGAATCAGTGAATTCCTTGTCCCTGGCAGACCAGGAGTTGATCTGGGGTAAACAGCTGGAAAGCCTTATCCGGTATAAAAGCCTGTCAGGTGCGGTACTATACCGTATTGAAACCAGACAGGAGCAAAAAGAAAAACTTTATGCCCTAAGCTTTGACCATACCACCGATTATACAGACATCCTGCGCGGGGCACAGGTACTTGAAACAATTGTTAATGAAAAAGAACCGCTTCTGGTTACCGATCTGGGCAAGCATGGTGAACTGAATATGATAGAGGGCTCCATGTTGGCACTGCCGTTGGTATCAGGAGATGAAAGCATTGGCGCATTAATTTTGTTCAGGAATCATATTGACGGCTTTCCAAAAAACGATATCCGTTTTTTTTCAATTGTCCGTGACCATTTTATAAATACCATTGCATTTCAACGGTTTTATTTTGAAAAAATAGAAGAGGAAAGACATATCAGCCAATTATCCAGGTTTTTTTCAAAGGATGTTGTGAAAAAAATTCTGGAAAGCAGTCGTCCCAAGTTAGGCGGAGAGCGTAAAAAGGCCTGTGTATTATTTGCAGATCTCCAAGGGTTTACAGCGTTGTCTGAGAAACTTGCACCAGAGCAGGTGGTAGACGTACTCAATGACTTTTTCCGTTTCATGATTCCCATTGTATTCCAAAATCAAGGTACACTGGACAAGCTTATCGGGGACTGTATTATGGCCGTGTTCGGCGCACCCATTGATGATAAAAAAGCCTGTTATCATGCGGTGAAGACCGCCTTGGAAATGTTTGTAGTCTTTAACCGGTTCAAGGATAAAAAAGGCGGCGTATACCAGCACCTGAAAATGACGGTGGGTATCAACTTTGGTGAAATGATTGTGGGTTTCTTAGGCGATCAGACCCACCTGGACTATACGGTGATCGGTGATACGGTGAATGCTGCGCAAAGGCTTCAATCAATGGCAGGCGGCAATGAGATTTTTATTTCCCAGAGTGTGTTGGATATGACACACAAAGATCTTAATACCATGGAGAACGTCAAGTCCGTTCATGATCTGGGGACCATGGTTCTGAAAGGGAAAAGCCGGCAATTGAAGGTCTATAGAATTATTCCGGAAATATGCTGA
- a CDS encoding alpha-xenorhabdolysin family binary toxin subunit A → MTDLSIVPAEGLTQPANPESGQKSQFSLFTDSWLEVQGYVGAALELPISEGNFEDKYGSFGSSATITDCITAMKNVQETSTEFGDPKSLRASLIENPNILATEEPPDKIYTHTVWMGQRVHSTAATIVSGYQSVLEELPGLPPKDQVENLKAYLFDPVMGPVPLSGKMSDDVGVLIKKLGKFEQKMNEYNAKMQSFTRESSGMVQEVNIKIGELQQKIKELEKSRNDAYKAWKDFTIAAVSCSVGCALIGGLLAPFTGGISMLVGGAAAIATGVGLGIKAAQNKAKYNEYCNLIASESADLKKKQRLRSDLGDFNTQMKRVGPAMAGFMKKLQTVQGVWVQMNTDMLDISNSITESNVGSMPFLVKAKANMAIDSWKEIDASAKQFTVASLIDYTSIAFGDIMPDKAAA, encoded by the coding sequence ATGACAGACCTATCCATCGTCCCGGCCGAAGGCCTGACCCAGCCGGCCAATCCCGAATCCGGGCAAAAAAGTCAATTTTCACTCTTTACCGACAGCTGGTTGGAGGTTCAAGGATATGTGGGCGCTGCGCTGGAATTGCCCATCAGCGAGGGCAATTTTGAAGACAAATACGGTTCTTTTGGTTCTTCAGCAACTATTACAGACTGCATTACGGCCATGAAGAATGTCCAGGAAACCTCCACGGAATTTGGCGACCCTAAAAGCCTGAGGGCTTCGTTAATCGAAAATCCGAATATTCTGGCCACAGAGGAACCGCCGGATAAAATATACACCCACACGGTCTGGATGGGCCAGCGGGTCCACTCAACCGCTGCCACCATAGTAAGTGGTTACCAGAGTGTCCTGGAAGAACTGCCTGGCCTGCCCCCCAAGGACCAGGTCGAAAACCTGAAAGCCTATCTGTTCGATCCGGTCATGGGGCCCGTCCCGCTTTCCGGGAAGATGTCCGACGATGTCGGCGTTCTGATCAAAAAATTGGGAAAATTTGAACAGAAAATGAACGAATATAATGCTAAAATGCAATCTTTCACAAGGGAATCCTCCGGTATGGTCCAGGAGGTCAACATCAAAATCGGAGAACTGCAGCAAAAAATAAAGGAGCTTGAAAAATCCCGGAATGATGCCTACAAAGCTTGGAAAGATTTTACCATTGCGGCCGTTTCCTGTTCCGTGGGGTGTGCATTGATCGGCGGCCTTCTGGCGCCTTTTACCGGTGGCATTTCCATGCTGGTCGGCGGGGCCGCAGCCATTGCTACCGGGGTGGGGCTGGGGATAAAAGCGGCCCAGAACAAGGCCAAGTATAATGAATACTGCAATCTGATTGCCTCCGAGAGTGCTGATTTGAAGAAAAAACAACGGCTCCGGAGCGATTTGGGTGATTTTAACACACAGATGAAACGCGTGGGGCCTGCCATGGCCGGGTTTATGAAAAAGCTTCAGACCGTACAAGGCGTCTGGGTGCAGATGAATACCGACATGTTGGACATCAGCAACAGCATTACCGAATCCAACGTAGGGAGCATGCCCTTCCTGGTTAAGGCAAAAGCCAACATGGCCATTGATTCATGGAAGGAAATCGATGCCAGTGCCAAGCAGTTTACTGTGGCATCCCTGATCGACTACACGAGCATTGCATTCGGGGACATTATGCCGGATAAAGCAGCTGCCTGA
- a CDS encoding HDOD domain-containing protein, whose protein sequence is MKKVLYRIIVKNLVPDSIEVFSQILKNEFNFTSKKVDDFVRSLPRILYENHNSSKLKKALNVLKPANAGLTVHKLVKEESFAFYIDRATHRLILKILNMTLRSGTDATFVYMVAGHENESRLHGSLIGREEEIEDSFRLSDYIFVIDERSLLFLGFSTDNEGLHFLIPKLKKTLQGIMGKDVEIKFGKAVFPKDGYSLPDIMRYLKKNFGMNKKQVKKINVSDLEAVRDENDILSAQVAALDFESFEQAAFFKDVKGGFFYKLLDLSPETVWAGVKNMTIKNQKRFLLRLPYDSKLVDYLSGKIKSQAEVRDVETAREEIGRLAAGMHFEKRVIERQRNRASVLAMLNRIESLPVIPAVAMQVYQLSIDPESEIEGVQKVLSTDPGLAVKILKLVNSPFYGLGRKVDSIREGIVVLGMEEIAQLAFGLSLSGSFSGVGIQGMIDPVSLRRHAVEVALTGRFLCEDLTDEDFKGVFTACVLHDIGKLFLIQNFLELYRRVMLLAGEMQMPVYAAEEDIFGLNHGVVGGIIAKKWNLPDSLVQAISFHHYPPNASEYQELAAIVGFADYLNHMNTADDTPEAEENMAENLMNKGLIDVLQTTLGNVSKEMIADKKVQVSRFLHESVTILGPISDE, encoded by the coding sequence ATGAAAAAAGTACTATACAGAATCATCGTAAAAAATCTTGTTCCGGATAGTATTGAGGTTTTTTCTCAAATCTTGAAAAATGAATTTAATTTTACCTCAAAAAAAGTAGATGATTTTGTCAGATCTTTGCCGCGCATACTTTATGAGAATCATAACAGCAGTAAATTAAAAAAAGCCTTAAATGTTTTAAAACCGGCTAATGCCGGCCTGACGGTTCACAAGCTTGTTAAAGAGGAGAGCTTTGCTTTTTATATTGACCGGGCAACGCATCGGTTAATTTTAAAAATTTTGAATATGACATTGAGGTCCGGAACAGATGCTACGTTTGTTTATATGGTTGCCGGGCATGAAAATGAGTCTCGCCTGCATGGTTCATTAATTGGCAGGGAGGAAGAAATAGAAGATTCGTTTCGTCTCAGCGATTATATTTTTGTTATTGATGAAAGGTCCTTGTTGTTTCTAGGCTTTTCTACTGATAATGAAGGGCTGCACTTTTTAATTCCAAAACTGAAAAAAACGCTACAGGGCATTATGGGGAAGGATGTCGAAATTAAATTTGGTAAAGCTGTTTTTCCCAAAGACGGGTATTCTTTGCCTGACATTATGCGCTACCTAAAGAAAAATTTTGGAATGAATAAAAAACAGGTAAAGAAAATAAACGTATCAGATCTTGAAGCGGTGCGTGACGAAAACGATATCCTGTCAGCACAAGTGGCTGCGCTTGATTTTGAATCCTTTGAGCAGGCTGCGTTTTTTAAAGATGTAAAAGGGGGGTTCTTTTATAAATTGTTGGACCTGTCTCCCGAAACGGTGTGGGCCGGTGTAAAAAACATGACAATCAAGAACCAGAAACGTTTTCTGTTAAGGCTACCTTACGACTCCAAACTGGTTGATTATCTGTCAGGGAAAATTAAAAGCCAGGCAGAAGTCCGGGATGTGGAGACTGCCCGGGAAGAGATTGGGCGCCTTGCTGCAGGGATGCACTTCGAAAAGAGAGTGATCGAAAGGCAGCGAAACAGGGCCTCGGTTTTAGCGATGCTTAACCGGATAGAGTCACTGCCCGTTATCCCCGCGGTTGCCATGCAGGTGTATCAATTGTCAATTGATCCGGAGTCTGAAATTGAAGGTGTTCAAAAAGTGCTTTCCACGGACCCGGGACTTGCCGTAAAAATATTAAAGCTTGTGAATTCTCCTTTTTACGGGCTGGGTCGGAAAGTTGATTCCATCAGGGAGGGAATCGTGGTTCTTGGGATGGAGGAAATTGCACAATTGGCCTTTGGCCTGAGCCTGTCCGGCTCTTTTTCCGGGGTCGGTATACAGGGAATGATAGACCCTGTATCGCTCCGACGGCATGCCGTGGAGGTTGCCCTCACAGGCCGTTTTTTGTGTGAAGATCTCACGGATGAAGATTTCAAAGGGGTATTTACGGCCTGCGTGCTGCATGATATCGGCAAGCTGTTTTTGATCCAGAATTTCCTGGAACTATATAGACGTGTGATGTTGTTGGCCGGGGAAATGCAGATGCCCGTATATGCGGCAGAAGAAGATATTTTTGGTTTAAACCACGGCGTTGTGGGGGGCATCATCGCTAAAAAGTGGAATTTGCCGGACTCTTTGGTGCAGGCCATATCGTTTCATCATTACCCGCCGAATGCTTCGGAATACCAGGAACTTGCTGCCATCGTGGGGTTTGCAGATTATCTGAACCATATGAATACTGCAGATGATACCCCTGAGGCAGAGGAAAATATGGCGGAGAATCTTATGAATAAAGGTCTTATTGATGTCCTTCAGACCACTCTGGGAAATGTTTCAAAAGAGATGATTGCTGATAAAAAAGTTCAGGTGAGTCGATTCTTGCACGAAAGCGTAACAATACTGGGTCCAATATCAGATGAGTAG
- a CDS encoding IS1634 family transposase, which translates to MADNVNNNVETKPIGFAPILQHYFHKCCIADIIDQNVPLDARRNMLTHGQASIAMITAILFQVMSLYKVCKFARESNVLDVIFPDISPDEYFDDRLGDTLDAIHKFGIGNLELLITRHIIEAFEIQTEICHNDTTCAQVYGENNKNRSEQSIKISYGYSKQYRKDLKQLVWSMTASSDSSFPLFQQTYSGNTADVETYVEQWHHLIDLLGKKDFLFAGDSKVATHGNMAHIDDHGGYFLSPLPMYASYQEALFKALDKHNHETLIPYKDQMNRGVEVPLTFEHENKSYTFRMIILFDQGLFYRRKKSLLERITKTQVAFDELAQKINAYKLKTKDSIEQACQAILKKHKTQAFFDFVVHNDPVVTYKNARPGRPAKNAEKIAVYQDHFYIELNYNESVCTKAQYQIGYYPLVTNKPASDFSIEDAMLAHKNQYKVEHLYKRSKSGYNLEPIYLQTPDRIEAYLFLFKIALQMLVLMERTARIKIAERDKGLDNFMPNKRDVRNPKTENMLAMFEFVVCGVILLHDGSRQYFVSKLTETQKDILSILDVPEKCYTHQYLFDTS; encoded by the coding sequence ATGGCGGATAACGTCAATAATAATGTCGAGACAAAACCGATTGGTTTTGCCCCGATTTTGCAGCATTATTTTCACAAATGTTGCATCGCTGATATTATTGACCAGAACGTCCCTCTTGATGCAAGACGTAACATGCTCACTCATGGGCAGGCAAGTATAGCAATGATCACCGCCATTCTTTTTCAGGTTATGTCTCTTTACAAGGTTTGCAAATTTGCCAGGGAATCAAATGTCCTGGATGTTATTTTCCCTGACATAAGTCCGGATGAATATTTTGACGATAGGCTGGGTGATACCTTAGACGCTATTCACAAATTCGGCATTGGTAATCTGGAACTGCTGATTACCCGACATATAATTGAAGCCTTTGAGATTCAGACAGAAATCTGTCATAACGATACGACCTGTGCGCAAGTTTACGGCGAGAATAATAAAAACAGATCCGAACAGAGCATCAAGATCTCATACGGATACAGCAAACAATACCGCAAAGACCTGAAACAATTGGTATGGTCCATGACAGCCAGTTCTGACAGTAGCTTTCCCTTATTCCAACAAACATATAGTGGCAACACCGCCGATGTGGAAACCTATGTGGAACAGTGGCACCATTTGATTGACCTGCTGGGAAAGAAAGATTTTTTATTTGCCGGCGATTCCAAGGTGGCTACACACGGGAATATGGCGCACATAGATGATCACGGAGGATATTTTTTAAGTCCTCTGCCCATGTACGCCTCCTATCAAGAAGCTCTTTTCAAAGCACTGGATAAGCACAATCACGAGACCCTGATTCCTTACAAAGATCAAATGAATCGGGGAGTTGAGGTGCCTCTGACTTTTGAACACGAGAACAAAAGTTATACCTTCAGAATGATCATCCTTTTCGATCAGGGCTTGTTTTACCGCCGTAAAAAATCTCTTCTGGAACGAATCACTAAAACCCAAGTCGCATTTGATGAACTCGCCCAAAAAATAAATGCATATAAATTAAAGACGAAGGACAGCATTGAGCAGGCTTGTCAGGCCATACTAAAAAAACATAAGACACAGGCGTTTTTTGATTTTGTTGTCCACAACGATCCAGTGGTCACGTATAAAAATGCACGGCCCGGTCGACCAGCCAAAAATGCAGAAAAAATTGCGGTCTATCAAGATCACTTCTATATAGAACTCAATTATAATGAGTCCGTCTGTACCAAGGCGCAATATCAAATCGGCTATTATCCACTCGTAACCAACAAGCCGGCTTCTGATTTTTCAATAGAAGATGCGATGCTGGCTCATAAAAATCAGTACAAGGTGGAGCATCTTTATAAACGGTCAAAGTCAGGTTACAATCTCGAACCGATTTATCTGCAAACGCCTGATAGAATAGAAGCTTATCTTTTCCTTTTCAAAATAGCGCTTCAAATGTTGGTCCTTATGGAAAGAACGGCCAGAATAAAAATTGCCGAACGGGATAAAGGTTTGGATAATTTCATGCCCAATAAAAGGGATGTGCGTAACCCTAAAACAGAAAACATGTTGGCAATGTTTGAATTTGTCGTATGTGGCGTAATACTGCTTCATGATGGAAGCCGGCAATATTTTGTCTCCAAGCTGACCGAGACACAAAAAGATATTTTATCGATTCTGGATGTGCCGGAAAAATGCTACACTCACCAATATTTGTTTGATACTTCATAA
- a CDS encoding DUF523 and DUF1722 domain-containing protein, whose amino-acid sequence MTGKTTIETTEIDNTKIDISKIKIGVSACLLGEKVGYDGNHRHDRYLTQTLSLFVDYVPVCPEVGCGMPIPRESVRLVGDPAAPRLETRNTHEDKTQMMTDWLPGKLAALEKENLCGFIFKSKSPSSGLYRIRVYGDDGKVRKTGTGIFAKAFCEHFPRVPVEEAGRLNDPQLRENFIEKIFALRRWRKLIDEQKNSGGLVAFHTQNKLLILSHSQAHYRQLGKLVAKGKEIIAQEGTQELFDQYEILLLNALDLKTTIKKNINVLMHILGFFKKDLSPDEKQEMLSLFEQYRQGYVPLVVPLTMINHYVRKYDKPWLKDQTYLNPHPFELKLRNYF is encoded by the coding sequence ATGACCGGCAAAACAACGATTGAGACAACGGAAATTGATAATACCAAAATCGATATCTCCAAAATCAAGATAGGGGTATCCGCCTGTCTTCTGGGAGAAAAGGTCGGCTATGACGGGAATCACAGGCATGACCGCTATTTGACCCAGACCCTCTCGCTTTTTGTTGATTATGTGCCCGTCTGTCCCGAAGTGGGGTGCGGTATGCCCATTCCCAGGGAGTCGGTACGCCTGGTGGGGGACCCTGCTGCCCCGCGCCTGGAAACCCGGAATACCCACGAGGATAAAACCCAGATGATGACAGACTGGCTTCCCGGAAAATTAGCCGCCCTTGAAAAGGAAAACTTGTGCGGATTTATATTTAAAAGCAAGTCCCCGTCCTCAGGCCTTTACCGGATAAGGGTCTACGGCGATGACGGCAAGGTTCGCAAAACCGGAACAGGAATTTTTGCAAAAGCGTTTTGCGAGCATTTTCCCAGGGTCCCTGTAGAAGAAGCCGGACGCCTCAATGATCCCCAATTAAGAGAAAACTTCATTGAGAAAATCTTCGCCCTCAGGCGATGGCGAAAACTGATTGACGAGCAGAAAAATTCAGGGGGCCTTGTGGCTTTTCATACCCAAAACAAGCTGCTGATCCTCTCCCACAGCCAGGCCCATTACCGGCAGCTAGGCAAACTTGTCGCTAAAGGAAAAGAAATCATTGCACAAGAGGGAACCCAGGAACTTTTTGACCAATATGAAATCCTGCTCTTAAATGCCCTTGACCTGAAAACCACCATAAAAAAAAATATCAATGTGCTCATGCATATCCTGGGTTTTTTTAAAAAGGATCTGAGTCCAGATGAAAAGCAGGAAATGCTGTCTTTATTTGAGCAGTACAGACAGGGCTATGTTCCCCTGGTGGTGCCGTTGACCATGATCAACCATTATGTGAGAAAATACGACAAACCATGGCTTAAGGATCAGACCTATCTCAATCCTCATCCTTTTGAACTGAAATTGCGGAATTATTTTTAA
- a CDS encoding MBL fold metallo-hydrolase translates to MTSSVLCRSCILLPLFMLLFLLGCSSQEKQNFSEDEWEKAVSQTQEKNFYAPHKKDDRYFAPWMKMPDKSFLDVLGWKFFSKTHYTKEEREFLPKILPQTLQRIQETRGDFILWIGHNTFLVRTGEQYWLTDPIFSKRALIPGRKTPSALTLKELNTLVKAPNILISHNHYDHLDRGSIKSLPDASRVFVPKGLEVMVKKMNKPHTLEMDWWEEKTLSTGMKLVCLPTQHWSMRINQGRNKSLWAAWLLITPSTTFYFGGDTGYFKGFKETRKKYPDIDYAFIATTAYHPRWFMHYQHMNIPEAVKGFKELGAKYFIPTQWGTFHLGSEPAGFPGLELKRFIQTQDLDPSLFKIMDIGEILKISS, encoded by the coding sequence ATGACATCTTCTGTACTTTGTCGATCCTGCATCCTACTGCCGCTTTTCATGCTCCTGTTCCTTTTGGGCTGTTCCTCCCAGGAAAAGCAGAACTTTTCAGAAGATGAGTGGGAAAAAGCAGTATCCCAGACCCAGGAAAAAAATTTTTATGCCCCGCACAAAAAAGATGACCGATATTTTGCCCCCTGGATGAAAATGCCGGATAAAAGCTTTCTGGATGTCCTGGGCTGGAAGTTTTTTTCAAAAACCCATTATACAAAAGAGGAAAGGGAGTTTCTGCCCAAAATCCTGCCCCAAACCCTGCAGCGTATTCAAGAGACCCGGGGGGATTTCATCCTCTGGATCGGGCACAATACGTTTCTTGTCCGGACAGGAGAACAATACTGGCTCACAGATCCCATTTTTTCAAAACGTGCCCTTATTCCTGGACGCAAGACACCGTCCGCCCTGACTCTAAAAGAACTCAACACCCTGGTTAAAGCCCCCAATATTCTCATTTCCCACAACCATTACGACCACCTGGATCGCGGGTCTATAAAAAGCCTGCCGGATGCTTCCCGGGTCTTTGTGCCCAAAGGCCTGGAGGTTATGGTAAAAAAGATGAACAAACCCCATACCCTGGAGATGGACTGGTGGGAGGAAAAAACCTTAAGCACCGGTATGAAACTGGTCTGCCTTCCCACCCAGCACTGGTCCATGCGCATCAACCAGGGCCGGAACAAAAGCCTGTGGGCAGCCTGGTTGCTGATCACGCCGTCTACCACCTTTTATTTTGGCGGGGATACCGGCTATTTCAAAGGGTTCAAAGAGACCAGGAAAAAATATCCGGACATCGACTATGCCTTTATCGCTACCACAGCCTACCATCCCAGATGGTTCATGCACTATCAGCATATGAACATCCCGGAAGCCGTCAAAGGCTTTAAGGAATTGGGGGCAAAATATTTTATCCCCACCCAGTGGGGCACCTTTCATCTGGGCAGCGAACCTGCAGGCTTTCCCGGCCTTGAACTTAAACGCTTTATCCAGACCCAGGATCTTGATCCATCCTTGTTTAAAATTATGGATATAGGTGAAATTTTAAAGATCAGTTCCTAA
- a CDS encoding tetratricopeptide repeat protein, which yields MPHPSILTITQDSLEQDKLLTALKKIGYTHIIAADSANTGWAILKTSDIGCVIAAYDMSNISGLALLKTLRKKERLGDLPFFLADSAFTKIKVIKAGQAGVSGLFVIPYDPKALKMRLAAALGKLKDPIIHQVELSVKKGLELIERKEYKKALGLFQTLVNQNENPEYYYNIGYIKTAQNKYSQAIDAFSKATRLDRLFVKAYKAMAMVYKAVGAVEKVEEYTQIAAEIYMDTDKLGKAEDMLNELLASGTNSLNVFNTLGVLYRKKGDIKEAMKQYKKALKVHPDEPYIYYNIGRLYLDAKNTTKAKTYFQAALDKDHGFKEAKQVIKAIDLGMI from the coding sequence ATGCCCCACCCGTCAATTCTCACCATCACCCAAGACTCTCTGGAGCAGGACAAACTGTTAACGGCCCTGAAAAAGATCGGTTACACCCATATCATAGCGGCCGACAGTGCAAACACTGGATGGGCAATATTAAAAACGTCTGATATCGGATGTGTTATTGCCGCCTATGATATGAGCAATATATCCGGACTGGCGCTATTGAAGACTTTGAGAAAAAAAGAACGCCTGGGAGATCTGCCTTTTTTTTTAGCAGACAGCGCATTTACCAAAATAAAGGTCATCAAAGCGGGCCAGGCAGGTGTCAGCGGACTTTTTGTCATTCCCTATGATCCCAAGGCGTTAAAAATGAGGTTGGCTGCGGCCTTAGGAAAACTAAAAGATCCTATCATCCACCAGGTCGAGTTAAGTGTAAAAAAAGGCCTCGAACTCATCGAAAGAAAAGAGTACAAAAAGGCACTGGGGTTATTCCAAACTCTGGTCAACCAGAACGAAAATCCGGAATACTATTACAATATCGGATACATCAAAACGGCTCAAAACAAATATTCCCAAGCCATAGATGCCTTTTCAAAGGCAACACGCCTGGACCGGCTTTTCGTCAAGGCATACAAAGCCATGGCCATGGTATACAAGGCCGTGGGTGCCGTCGAAAAGGTGGAAGAATACACCCAGATCGCAGCAGAAATCTATATGGATACCGATAAACTGGGAAAAGCTGAGGATATGCTCAATGAGCTTTTGGCTTCCGGGACTAATTCACTTAACGTGTTCAATACGTTAGGGGTGCTTTACCGGAAAAAGGGTGACATAAAAGAAGCCATGAAACAGTATAAAAAAGCTTTGAAAGTTCACCCGGACGAACCCTATATATATTACAACATAGGCCGCCTTTATCTGGACGCCAAGAACACCACCAAAGCCAAGACCTATTTTCAGGCCGCCCTTGACAAGGACCACGGTTTTAAGGAAGCTAAACAGGTAATCAAGGCCATTGACCTGGGGATGATCTAA